One part of the Streptomyces sp. AM 2-1-1 genome encodes these proteins:
- a CDS encoding zinc-binding dehydrogenase, with translation MHAIHVRTTGGPEVLEYAEVPDPVAAPGRVLLEVEAAGVNFVDTLVTDGTYPAPSGHPYIPGTEVVARAEDGRRVLARVRSGYAERVSADPATMVVLPEEVDAGQALSLLMQGLTAWHLLKSAARLVPGETVVVHAAAGGVGNLAVQLAREFGAGRVVAVASTSAKRAAALEAGADEAVEYPLTGKADIVLDASGGALFDQGLASLAEHGRIVTYGNASRSAPAPLDTGRLLMLNASVTGFQLGRSLSRPDAFSTALGELLDLLSRGRLKPLTGGDYPLAEARRAHEDLLARRTVGKLVLRP, from the coding sequence ATGCACGCGATCCACGTCCGCACGACCGGTGGCCCCGAGGTCCTCGAGTACGCGGAGGTACCCGACCCGGTCGCCGCGCCGGGACGCGTGCTCCTCGAGGTCGAAGCGGCCGGGGTGAACTTCGTCGACACCCTCGTCACCGACGGTACGTACCCCGCGCCGAGCGGCCATCCGTACATCCCGGGTACCGAAGTCGTCGCACGCGCCGAGGACGGCCGACGGGTCCTGGCGAGAGTGCGGTCGGGATACGCGGAGCGGGTGAGCGCCGATCCCGCCACCATGGTCGTTCTCCCCGAGGAGGTCGACGCCGGACAGGCGCTCTCCCTGCTGATGCAGGGTCTCACCGCCTGGCACCTGCTGAAGTCGGCGGCCCGGCTCGTGCCGGGCGAGACGGTGGTGGTGCACGCCGCCGCGGGCGGGGTGGGGAATCTGGCGGTCCAGCTGGCCCGGGAGTTCGGCGCCGGCCGGGTGGTGGCGGTCGCCTCGACGTCCGCGAAACGGGCCGCCGCCCTGGAGGCGGGTGCGGACGAGGCGGTGGAGTATCCGCTCACCGGGAAGGCGGACATCGTGCTGGACGCCTCCGGAGGCGCGCTCTTCGACCAGGGACTGGCCTCGCTCGCGGAGCACGGCAGGATCGTCACTTACGGCAACGCCTCGCGGTCCGCGCCGGCGCCGCTGGACACGGGCCGGCTCCTGATGCTGAACGCGTCGGTGACCGGGTTCCAGCTGGGCAGGTCGCTCTCCCGTCCGGATGCGTTCTCCACGGCGCTCGGCGAGCTCCTCGACCTGCTGTCGCGGGGCCGCCTGAAGCCTCTCACCGGCGGCGACTACCCGCTGGCCGAGGCCCGGCGGGCGCACGAGGACCTGCTCGCGCGCCGTACCGTCGGGAAGCTCGTGCTGCGGCCCTGA
- a CDS encoding ScbR family autoregulator-binding transcription factor produces MAQQERAIRTRYTVLEAAAEVFASNGYEASTISEIMSLAGVTKGSLYFHFSGKEALAHAVLQHAVIVKPDNPVKMQAVVDLGLLLAYRLPREPLLRGAARLAADQNARPFFGGPWPQWRDVIATLLAEGRSQGEVFEHIDPLETANVLVGAFTGLQLVSTVADGPDSLLLLASDLYRLVLPGIAVPGVLRVLSTGPDRAHHVFDVLGQPGWDLPVTFDNVPGASFPVSSGQVEAPVPPSKR; encoded by the coding sequence ATGGCGCAGCAGGAGCGGGCCATCAGAACGCGATACACCGTGCTGGAGGCCGCGGCCGAGGTGTTCGCGTCGAACGGGTACGAAGCGTCCACCATCAGCGAGATCATGTCCCTCGCCGGGGTCACCAAGGGGTCTCTCTACTTCCACTTCTCCGGCAAGGAGGCGCTCGCGCACGCGGTGCTCCAGCACGCGGTCATCGTCAAGCCGGACAACCCGGTGAAGATGCAGGCCGTGGTGGACCTGGGGTTGCTCCTGGCGTACCGGCTGCCCCGCGAGCCCCTGCTCAGGGGCGCGGCACGGCTGGCCGCCGACCAGAACGCGCGGCCGTTCTTCGGTGGACCGTGGCCGCAGTGGCGGGACGTCATCGCGACCCTGCTCGCCGAAGGGCGTTCCCAGGGCGAGGTGTTCGAGCACATCGACCCGCTCGAGACCGCGAACGTACTGGTGGGTGCGTTCACCGGATTACAGTTGGTGTCCACCGTGGCGGACGGTCCGGACAGCCTGCTCCTCCTCGCCTCCGACCTGTACCGCCTGGTCCTGCCGGGCATAGCCGTGCCGGGAGTCCTGCGGGTGCTCTCCACCGGTCCGGACCGCGCGCATCACGTGTTCGACGTGCTGGGACAGCCCGGCTGGGACCTGCCGGTGACGTTCGATAACGTGCCCGGTGCCTCGTTCCCGGTGTCGTCCGGGCAGGTGGAGGCTCCTGTTCCCCCGTCGAAACGGTGA
- a CDS encoding SDR family oxidoreductase yields MGSLTGRTALVTGASRGIGRGIARRLAADGALVAVHYASNEEAAARTVADIRQAGGRCFPVRAELGVDGDVRTLFDAFDAGAHEQGDGPRLDILVNNAAVSISSRIEDLRAEDFDRLIAVNTRAPLFVTQEALKRMGEGGRIINLSSAASRKALPRTLAYSMSKGAVDSLTRTLAEELGPRGITVNAVAPGFVETEMNAARRATEEARHAIAALSVFRRIGRPDDIAGIVAFLASDDSRWITGQYIDATGGSAL; encoded by the coding sequence ATGGGATCGCTCACCGGCAGGACCGCACTGGTGACCGGCGCGAGCCGCGGTATCGGACGCGGGATCGCCAGGCGCCTCGCCGCGGACGGCGCACTCGTCGCCGTCCACTACGCGAGCAACGAGGAAGCCGCCGCGCGGACGGTCGCCGACATCCGTCAGGCCGGCGGGCGCTGCTTCCCGGTGCGGGCCGAACTCGGCGTCGACGGGGACGTGCGGACCCTGTTCGACGCCTTCGACGCCGGTGCCCATGAGCAGGGGGACGGCCCGCGGCTCGACATCCTGGTCAACAACGCCGCCGTCAGCATCTCTTCGCGCATCGAGGATCTACGGGCCGAGGACTTCGACCGGCTGATCGCCGTCAACACCCGGGCCCCGCTCTTCGTCACCCAGGAAGCGCTGAAGCGGATGGGGGAGGGCGGACGCATCATCAACCTTTCCTCCGCCGCCAGCAGGAAAGCGCTCCCGCGCACCCTCGCGTACTCCATGAGCAAGGGAGCGGTGGACTCCCTGACCCGCACCCTCGCCGAGGAGTTGGGGCCCCGCGGCATCACCGTGAACGCCGTGGCACCGGGCTTCGTCGAAACGGAGATGAACGCCGCACGGCGCGCCACCGAAGAGGCGCGGCACGCGATCGCCGCACTCTCGGTCTTCCGTCGGATCGGCCGTCCCGACGACATCGCCGGCATCGTCGCCTTCCTGGCGTCCGACGACTCCCGGTGGATCACCGGCCAGTACATCGACGCCACGGGCGGCAGCGCGCTCTGA
- a CDS encoding cupin domain-containing protein — protein MSDPLTHPGEGFHPHLAGAPDHPAAGSPRTRLHHVRAGRLDGDTAQSGGMRRFAAISGSTTGSEKLWMGQTHVAPATASSDHHHGASETAIHVVSGHPEFVFLEPADDGGTREVRLRTSPGDYVFVPPYVPHREENPDPAEEAVVVIARSTQEAIVVNLPGLHALAGTGDPDPGSR, from the coding sequence ATGAGCGATCCGCTGACCCACCCCGGCGAGGGCTTCCACCCGCACCTGGCCGGCGCACCGGACCACCCGGCAGCGGGCTCCCCGCGCACCCGTCTGCACCACGTCCGCGCCGGTCGGCTCGACGGCGACACGGCGCAGTCCGGCGGCATGCGCAGATTCGCCGCCATCAGCGGGAGCACCACCGGCTCCGAGAAGCTGTGGATGGGGCAGACGCACGTGGCGCCCGCGACCGCGTCCTCGGACCACCACCACGGCGCGTCCGAGACCGCCATCCACGTGGTCAGCGGGCACCCGGAGTTCGTCTTCCTCGAACCGGCCGACGACGGGGGGACGCGGGAGGTACGTCTGCGTACCTCACCGGGCGACTACGTCTTCGTACCCCCGTACGTACCGCACCGCGAGGAGAACCCCGATCCCGCCGAAGAGGCGGTCGTCGTCATCGCCCGCAGCACCCAGGAGGCGATCGTCGTCAACCTGCCCGGCCTCCACGCGCTCGCCGGCACCGGAGATCCGGACCCCGGGAGCCGGTGA
- a CDS encoding TetR family transcriptional regulator: MATGQADPERRERILAATLDLIADDGVAGVSHRKIAARARVPLGSMTYHFDGMDGLLREAFGRFAGHIVAVFEHHLTGVASVEQAREAVTDLIHALSQGPQRDLVLAQELYTLAARRPEYRELTRAWMLRSRSLLERCFDPDTARQVDALIEGMALHRALDPEPHPRALTREAVGRLTAGAA, encoded by the coding sequence ATGGCGACCGGGCAGGCGGATCCGGAGCGGCGCGAGCGGATCCTCGCCGCCACGCTCGATCTGATCGCCGACGACGGCGTGGCCGGCGTCTCGCACCGCAAGATCGCGGCACGGGCCCGGGTACCCCTCGGTTCGATGACGTACCACTTCGACGGCATGGACGGGTTGCTGCGCGAGGCCTTCGGCCGTTTCGCCGGCCACATCGTGGCCGTCTTCGAGCACCACCTCACCGGGGTGGCCTCCGTCGAACAGGCCCGCGAGGCGGTCACCGACCTCATCCACGCGCTCTCGCAGGGACCGCAGCGCGATCTCGTCCTCGCCCAGGAGCTCTACACCCTCGCCGCCCGCCGCCCCGAGTACCGGGAACTGACCCGGGCCTGGATGCTCCGCAGCCGGAGCCTCCTGGAGCGGTGCTTCGACCCGGACACCGCGCGTCAGGTCGACGCCCTGATCGAGGGAATGGCCCTGCACCGCGCCCTCGACCCCGAACCGCATCCGCGCGCGCTGACGCGCGAGGCGGTCGGCCGCCTCACCGCGGGTGCGGCCTAG
- a CDS encoding sugar O-acetyltransferase — protein MTTTDYFADDPRTPLERMLAGDLYIADDPEIAQRQRHAMRLAASYTQAYLADTERAGAVLTELLGSVGEGVDVRPPLFVDYGSNITVGARTFINYHLTALDVARITIGEDCQIGPNVQLLTPTHPVDPQPRRDKLEAALPITIGDNVWLGGGVIVCPGVSIGDNAVVGAGSVVTRDVPANVVAVGNPARPVRDI, from the coding sequence ATGACGACGACGGACTACTTTGCCGACGACCCGCGCACCCCGCTGGAGCGCATGCTCGCGGGGGACCTGTACATCGCCGACGACCCCGAGATCGCGCAGCGCCAACGGCACGCGATGCGGCTGGCCGCCTCCTACACCCAGGCGTACCTCGCGGACACCGAGCGGGCCGGGGCCGTCCTGACCGAGCTGCTCGGTTCGGTGGGGGAAGGCGTCGACGTGCGACCGCCCCTCTTCGTCGACTACGGCAGCAACATCACCGTCGGAGCCCGCACCTTCATCAACTACCATCTGACCGCCCTGGACGTCGCCCGGATCACGATCGGTGAGGACTGCCAGATCGGTCCGAACGTACAACTCCTCACCCCCACGCACCCGGTGGACCCGCAGCCCCGCCGGGACAAGCTGGAAGCGGCGCTCCCCATCACCATCGGTGACAACGTCTGGCTCGGCGGCGGCGTCATCGTGTGCCCCGGCGTGTCGATCGGTGACAACGCGGTCGTCGGCGCCGGCTCCGTGGTCACCAGGGACGTCCCCGCCAACGTCGTCGCGGTGGGCAATCCCGCCCGCCCCGTGCGCGACATCTGA
- a CDS encoding S8 family serine peptidase encodes MRRHVTTRLLLGSAATPLLALGLAVPAVADGPPAPAAPAVTLLPPLPLTLGDGAPCTAASERTASSGSWVRRTLGYSRAQELSRGAGVTVAVVDTGVGGAVPVLAGRVSALAGAGTDCVGHGSFLAGVIAAAPAEGSGVVGIAPAADVLAVSGTDDRGAWEAALVADGIRSAVDAGADVVCTGAALRSGRGVLTAAVRYATAHDVLVVAPAAPDLAADTRGDAPPPSGPYWPAAVPEVLAVVDFGPDGSRPAEAPDAYRPDLAAPGDQVVGVGPRGQGHWIGSGSSIAAATAAGAAALVRARHPTMPAAEVSRQLTEASYPADVPRLDPYAALATVLPEGRTAAAAPAAPVRMPAAADPQPGRRALVVAGAGLAVVLLVAGALAVVPLGRARKWVPQGRRLPGGR; translated from the coding sequence ATGCGACGTCACGTCACCACGCGCCTGCTGCTCGGATCGGCGGCAACACCCCTTCTGGCCCTCGGACTCGCCGTCCCCGCCGTCGCGGACGGACCTCCCGCCCCGGCGGCCCCGGCGGTCACCCTGCTGCCCCCGCTGCCGTTGACGCTGGGGGACGGGGCTCCGTGCACCGCCGCCTCCGAGCGCACGGCGTCGAGCGGATCGTGGGTGCGCAGGACGCTCGGCTACTCCCGGGCGCAGGAACTGAGCCGCGGGGCCGGAGTGACCGTCGCCGTCGTGGACACCGGGGTGGGCGGCGCGGTACCCGTCCTGGCCGGGCGGGTGTCCGCCCTTGCGGGCGCGGGCACGGACTGCGTCGGGCACGGCAGCTTCCTGGCCGGCGTCATCGCCGCCGCCCCCGCCGAGGGGTCGGGTGTCGTCGGTATCGCCCCCGCGGCCGACGTGCTGGCCGTCTCCGGCACGGACGACCGCGGCGCGTGGGAAGCGGCCCTGGTGGCGGACGGCATCCGCAGCGCGGTGGACGCCGGTGCGGACGTCGTCTGCACGGGAGCCGCGTTGCGTTCCGGGAGGGGCGTACTGACGGCCGCCGTGAGGTACGCGACCGCGCACGACGTCCTCGTCGTCGCACCGGCGGCGCCGGACCTCGCGGCGGACACCCGGGGCGACGCCCCGCCCCCGTCAGGACCGTACTGGCCCGCCGCCGTACCGGAGGTGCTGGCCGTCGTCGACTTCGGTCCCGACGGCTCCCGCCCGGCGGAGGCGCCGGACGCCTACCGGCCGGACCTGGCCGCGCCGGGCGACCAGGTCGTGGGCGTCGGACCGCGCGGCCAGGGGCACTGGATCGGTTCGGGTTCCTCCATAGCCGCCGCGACGGCGGCGGGCGCCGCGGCCCTCGTACGCGCCCGCCACCCCACGATGCCCGCCGCCGAGGTCTCCCGTCAGCTCACCGAGGCCTCCTACCCGGCGGACGTGCCGCGCCTCGACCCGTACGCCGCACTGGCCACCGTGCTGCCGGAGGGGCGCACCGCCGCGGCGGCCCCCGCGGCGCCGGTGCGGATGCCCGCGGCCGCTGACCCGCAGCCCGGCAGGCGGGCGCTGGTGGTCGCCGGCGCGGGCCTGGCCGTGGTGCTGCTGGTCGCCGGGGCGCTGGCCGTCGTCCCGCTCGGCCGTGCGCGCAAGTGGGTTCCGCAGGGGCGCCGGCTCCCCGGCGGCCGGTGA
- the eccCa gene encoding type VII secretion protein EccCa, which translates to MTVVLFRRPARRRGPEVPSGELDLQEPPTLAETVPDSSAIWTYLPMAMMSVSMMLMFMRPGSGSGGSFMYLALGLMVLASAAMMLGQVMRRSAERKQRLKGERRDYLRYLAQTRRTVRAAVVEQQEALAWRHPAPDALAAVARTSRLWERRSSDADFAEVRIGVGEQRLGLRLTPLTTKPVEDLEPLTAHALRSFIRAYSTVPEQPIAVYLRAWSKVLLRGEEEEVRAAVRSLIAQLAVFHSPDDLWLAFCVADERRSAWEWAKWLPHTLHPHEQDGAGPARRIVSAFDELENMLGAEFEERPSCDPEAAPGRDEPFTVIVVDGCAVPAGHRLDRDGYRNAVVLDLSGALDWSPGRTTLRLDVRGGTVCLVRTDRDRKEQSTSLGTPDRLGPVGARSLAKLIAPFRTSLGDDAGEAVTGDVELSTLLGIPDLHRHQPVELWRRSTGAASLRVPIAVGREGRPVMLDIKESAQGGTGPHGMLIGATGSGKSELLRTLVLGLALTNSSETLNFVLVDFKGGATFLGLDELPHTSAVITNLADEVALVARMQDALHGELIRRQELLRAAGNYTSALEYERARLSGVSLAPLPSLFVVVDEFSELLSSHREFMELFVMIGRLGRSLGVHLLLASQRLDEGRMHQLESHLSYRIGLRTFSAMESRGVLGVVDAYELPPQPGSGFLKSGVEALTRFQAAYVSGPYHQRRGAVVRARVASQIMPWTSGWVVPRELPDAPEESAETEEESETLLSVALGRLRDAGPPAHQVWLPPLDLPATLDQLLPRPAPGGGRPALFDRGGGSLRVPVGIVDRPFDQRRDPLTVDLSGAGGHLAIAGGPQSGKSTLVRTLITALALTHTPREVQFYCLDFGGGTLTGLAGLPHVSGVAGRLDTERVGRTVSEVTSLLGRREQFFLDHGIDSMAAYRRRRAAGEFDDEPHGDVFLVVDGWSTLRQDFDRHLQTFNAIAARGLNYGVHLVISTARWVELSAAVRDQAGTRLELRMGDPMDSGIDTRKAAGVPRSPGRGLTQEGRLHFLAALPRVDGVRDGDDLTDGVAALVAAVAENWTGEPAPPVRMLPTRLPLAELPSPEGDFRVAIGLEEDELSVVRHDFSENPHMIVVGDSESGKTNLLRLMAKAITDRYTPEEARIMVVDYRRELVESVPAEYRLGHAVSMDVLKDLVDGASRAVKRRVPGQEIVPSRMKLCDWWTGPRLFVLVDDYDMVGANNVTQPFAPLLDHLALGWETGLHVIVARSAAGAGRALNDGLMRRLQEVNTPALLMSCPPSEGYLFGNVKGRILPPGRAVRLHRRKTVQIQTPVLEEPE; encoded by the coding sequence GTGACCGTGGTGCTGTTCCGCAGACCGGCTCGCCGACGCGGTCCCGAAGTGCCTTCGGGAGAGCTGGACCTCCAGGAGCCGCCCACGCTGGCCGAGACGGTTCCGGACTCCTCGGCGATCTGGACCTACCTCCCGATGGCCATGATGTCGGTCTCGATGATGCTGATGTTCATGCGGCCCGGGTCGGGCAGCGGCGGAAGCTTCATGTACCTCGCGCTCGGCCTCATGGTGCTCGCGTCGGCGGCGATGATGCTCGGTCAGGTCATGCGCCGCAGCGCCGAACGCAAGCAGCGGCTGAAGGGGGAGCGGCGGGACTACCTCCGCTACCTGGCGCAGACCCGGCGCACCGTCCGTGCGGCCGTGGTCGAGCAGCAGGAGGCTCTGGCCTGGCGGCACCCGGCGCCGGACGCCCTGGCGGCCGTCGCGCGCACCAGCCGTCTCTGGGAACGGCGTTCCTCGGACGCCGACTTCGCGGAGGTCCGCATCGGCGTCGGCGAGCAGCGCCTCGGACTGCGGCTGACTCCGCTGACCACGAAGCCGGTCGAGGACCTCGAACCGCTGACCGCCCACGCGCTGCGCAGTTTCATCAGGGCCTACTCGACCGTGCCGGAGCAGCCCATCGCGGTCTATCTGCGCGCCTGGTCGAAGGTGCTGCTGCGCGGTGAGGAAGAGGAGGTGCGCGCCGCCGTCCGGAGCCTGATCGCCCAGCTGGCGGTGTTCCACTCCCCCGACGACCTGTGGCTGGCGTTCTGTGTCGCGGACGAGCGGCGGTCCGCCTGGGAGTGGGCGAAGTGGCTGCCGCACACGCTGCATCCGCACGAACAGGACGGCGCCGGGCCCGCCCGCCGTATCGTCTCGGCCTTCGACGAGCTGGAGAACATGCTCGGGGCGGAGTTCGAGGAGCGGCCCTCCTGCGATCCGGAGGCTGCGCCCGGCCGTGACGAGCCCTTCACCGTGATCGTGGTCGACGGGTGCGCGGTGCCGGCCGGCCACCGCCTGGACCGCGACGGATACCGCAACGCCGTGGTTCTCGATCTCTCCGGTGCGCTCGACTGGAGCCCGGGGCGCACCACCCTGCGTCTCGACGTCCGGGGCGGGACCGTCTGTCTGGTGCGGACCGACCGGGACCGCAAGGAGCAGTCCACCTCGCTCGGCACGCCGGACCGCCTGGGCCCCGTCGGCGCCCGGTCCCTCGCCAAACTGATCGCCCCGTTCCGTACCAGTCTCGGCGACGACGCGGGCGAGGCGGTCACCGGAGACGTCGAGCTGAGCACCTTGCTGGGGATACCGGACCTGCACCGGCACCAGCCGGTGGAGCTGTGGAGGCGGAGCACCGGGGCCGCGAGTCTTCGGGTACCGATCGCCGTGGGCCGGGAGGGCCGCCCGGTGATGCTCGACATCAAGGAGTCCGCGCAGGGTGGAACGGGCCCGCACGGCATGCTCATCGGCGCGACCGGCTCGGGCAAGAGCGAGCTGCTGCGCACGCTGGTCCTGGGGCTCGCGCTCACCAACTCCTCCGAGACCCTCAACTTCGTCCTGGTCGACTTCAAGGGGGGCGCGACCTTCCTCGGGCTGGACGAACTCCCCCACACCTCGGCGGTCATCACCAACCTCGCCGACGAGGTGGCGCTCGTCGCCCGCATGCAGGACGCCCTGCACGGTGAGTTGATCAGGCGTCAGGAGCTGTTGCGGGCCGCGGGCAACTACACCTCGGCGCTGGAGTACGAACGCGCGCGGCTGTCCGGCGTGTCGCTCGCCCCGCTGCCGAGTCTCTTCGTCGTGGTCGACGAGTTCAGCGAACTGCTCTCCAGCCATCGCGAGTTCATGGAGCTGTTCGTCATGATCGGCAGGCTCGGGCGGAGTCTGGGCGTGCACCTCCTGCTCGCTTCCCAGCGGCTCGACGAGGGCCGCATGCACCAGCTGGAGAGCCATCTCTCGTACCGGATCGGGCTGCGGACGTTCTCGGCGATGGAGAGCCGCGGCGTGCTGGGGGTCGTGGACGCCTACGAGCTGCCGCCCCAGCCGGGCAGCGGCTTCCTCAAGAGCGGGGTGGAGGCCCTCACCCGGTTCCAGGCCGCCTACGTGTCGGGGCCGTACCACCAGCGTCGGGGCGCGGTCGTCCGGGCGCGGGTGGCGAGTCAGATCATGCCGTGGACGTCGGGCTGGGTGGTGCCCCGGGAGCTGCCGGACGCCCCCGAGGAGAGCGCGGAGACCGAGGAGGAGAGCGAGACGCTGCTGTCGGTCGCTCTCGGCCGGCTGCGCGACGCGGGTCCGCCGGCGCACCAGGTGTGGCTGCCGCCGTTGGATCTGCCCGCCACCCTGGACCAGCTCCTCCCCCGGCCGGCGCCGGGCGGCGGTCGCCCGGCGCTCTTCGACCGCGGCGGCGGCTCGCTCCGGGTGCCGGTGGGGATCGTCGACCGGCCCTTCGACCAGCGCCGCGACCCGCTCACCGTCGACCTCTCCGGCGCCGGTGGCCATCTGGCGATCGCCGGCGGCCCGCAGAGCGGGAAGAGCACGCTCGTACGCACGTTGATCACCGCTCTCGCGCTCACCCACACCCCGCGGGAGGTCCAGTTCTACTGCCTCGACTTCGGCGGCGGCACGCTCACCGGCCTGGCGGGTCTGCCGCACGTGAGCGGCGTCGCCGGACGGCTCGACACCGAGCGGGTCGGCCGTACCGTCTCCGAGGTGACCTCGCTGCTCGGCCGGCGCGAGCAGTTCTTCCTCGACCACGGGATCGACTCCATGGCGGCCTACCGCCGGCGGCGGGCGGCGGGCGAGTTCGACGACGAACCGCACGGCGACGTCTTCCTCGTCGTGGACGGCTGGTCCACCCTGCGCCAGGACTTCGACCGGCACCTCCAGACGTTCAACGCCATCGCGGCCCGCGGTCTGAACTACGGGGTCCACCTGGTCATCAGCACGGCGCGGTGGGTGGAGCTGTCCGCGGCGGTGCGGGACCAGGCGGGCACCCGTCTGGAGCTGCGGATGGGCGATCCGATGGACTCGGGCATCGACACCCGCAAGGCGGCCGGGGTGCCCCGCAGTCCCGGGCGCGGACTCACGCAGGAGGGCAGACTGCACTTCCTCGCGGCGCTCCCCCGCGTCGACGGGGTGCGGGACGGCGACGATCTCACGGACGGGGTCGCCGCGCTGGTCGCGGCGGTCGCGGAGAACTGGACGGGCGAGCCGGCACCCCCCGTCCGGATGCTTCCGACCCGACTTCCCCTTGCGGAACTTCCCTCACCCGAAGGCGACTTCAGGGTGGCGATCGGCCTGGAGGAGGATGAGCTCTCCGTCGTGCGGCACGACTTCTCCGAGAACCCGCACATGATCGTGGTGGGAGACTCGGAGAGCGGCAAGACCAACCTGCTGCGGCTCATGGCCAAGGCGATCACCGACCGCTACACGCCCGAAGAGGCGCGCATCATGGTCGTCGACTACCGCCGTGAGCTGGTCGAGAGCGTCCCGGCCGAGTACCGGCTGGGTCACGCGGTCTCCATGGACGTGCTCAAGGACCTGGTGGACGGCGCGTCCCGCGCGGTCAAGCGCCGGGTGCCGGGCCAGGAGATCGTTCCGTCCCGGATGAAGCTCTGCGACTGGTGGACCGGGCCCCGGCTGTTCGTTCTGGTGGACGATTACGACATGGTCGGCGCGAACAACGTCACCCAGCCATTCGCTCCGCTCCTGGACCACCTCGCACTGGGCTGGGAGACCGGCCTCCACGTCATCGTCGCGCGCTCCGCCGCCGGCGCGGGACGGGCGCTCAACGACGGGCTGATGCGGCGGCTGCAGGAGGTCAACACACCCGCCCTGCTGATGTCCTGCCCGCCCAGCGAGGGGTACCTCTTCGGCAACGTGAAAGGCCGCATCCTGCCGCCCGGACGGGCCGTACGGCTGCACCGCCGCAAGACCGTCCAGATCCAGACCCCGGTGCTGGAGGAGCCTGAGTGA
- the eccD gene encoding type VII secretion integral membrane protein EccD, translated as MTDTRAAHLCRLTVHAPGRVVDLAVPADVPVGDLLPTLVGYAGDDLEESGLEHGGWVLQRLGEPPLDPELTLDALALRDGETLHLLPRAEALPEVRLDDLVDGISSTLTRQPHGWSPDAGRRLLNGLATATLLLGLVLIALPGGPAGRRALAAAVAGLLIAAGAGVASRAVGDGAAAATLGLMAGPYLALAGWLVPGGELAGPDGHEVLGARLLAASAAAAGGSVLTLAAVGVRPALFLGSAIVALAGALGAVLMTTAALRPAQAAAVVAVVFVLFGGFVPSLSFRFSGMRMPPLPGNAQQLQEGIGPYPAADVRERAIVADGWMTALFAAVGTVGLVCLTALSLAGTLAATLTAAVLALLLLLHGRGLGNVWQRLALTGAGAAGAALLLLAAAVRISSTDRLVLLAGLLATAAVIAIASWTVPGRRLVPYWGRAAELLHSTAAIAVLPLALWTLGVYDFLRSLNG; from the coding sequence ATGACCGACACCCGGGCGGCGCATCTCTGCCGCCTCACCGTCCACGCCCCCGGCAGGGTCGTCGACCTGGCCGTGCCCGCCGACGTCCCGGTCGGCGATCTCCTGCCCACCCTCGTCGGTTACGCCGGCGACGACCTGGAGGAGAGTGGCCTGGAACACGGCGGCTGGGTGCTCCAGCGGCTCGGCGAGCCGCCCCTCGACCCCGAACTCACTCTCGACGCGCTCGCACTGCGGGACGGCGAGACCCTCCACCTGCTGCCCCGTGCCGAAGCGCTCCCCGAGGTACGTCTCGACGACCTGGTGGACGGGATATCCAGCACCCTGACCCGGCAGCCGCACGGCTGGAGTCCCGATGCGGGCCGCCGGCTGCTCAACGGCCTGGCCACCGCGACCCTGCTCCTCGGGCTCGTGCTCATCGCGCTGCCCGGCGGCCCGGCCGGCCGGCGGGCCCTGGCAGCCGCGGTCGCCGGGCTGCTGATAGCCGCGGGCGCCGGGGTGGCGAGCCGGGCCGTCGGCGACGGCGCCGCCGCGGCGACGCTGGGCCTGATGGCCGGCCCCTACCTCGCGCTCGCCGGATGGCTGGTACCGGGCGGTGAACTCGCGGGCCCGGACGGCCACGAGGTGCTCGGCGCCCGGCTCCTCGCCGCGTCCGCGGCGGCCGCAGGCGGGTCGGTGCTCACCCTCGCCGCTGTGGGCGTCCGCCCCGCCCTCTTCCTGGGATCGGCGATCGTCGCCCTGGCCGGCGCGCTGGGCGCCGTACTGATGACCACCGCCGCACTCCGCCCCGCGCAGGCCGCCGCCGTGGTGGCGGTGGTCTTCGTCCTCTTCGGCGGCTTCGTCCCCTCGCTCTCCTTCCGGTTCTCCGGCATGCGGATGCCCCCGTTGCCCGGCAACGCGCAGCAGCTCCAGGAAGGCATCGGCCCCTACCCCGCCGCCGACGTACGGGAGCGCGCGATCGTCGCCGACGGCTGGATGACGGCCCTGTTCGCGGCCGTCGGCACCGTCGGGCTGGTCTGCCTCACGGCGCTCTCGCTCGCCGGGACCCTCGCCGCGACCCTGACCGCCGCGGTCCTCGCCCTTCTCCTGCTGCTCCACGGACGCGGTCTCGGAAACGTGTGGCAACGCCTGGCGCTGACAGGGGCCGGGGCGGCGGGAGCCGCCCTCCTGCTGCTCGCGGCAGCGGTACGGATCTCCTCGACGGACCGCCTCGTACTGCTGGCGGGCCTGCTCGCGACCGCCGCCGTCATCGCGATCGCCTCCTGGACCGTGCCCGGCAGGCGGCTCGTGCCCTACTGGGGCCGTGCGGCCGAACTGCTGCACTCCACGGCCGCGATCGCCGTCCTCCCCCTGGCGCTGTGGACGCTCGGCGTCTACGACTTCCTGCGCTCCCTCAACGGCTGA